Proteins from a single region of Chloroherpeton thalassium ATCC 35110:
- a CDS encoding ROK family protein, which yields MEKVALGIDLGGTAIKFAAVTETGNIIATHHAPTEAEHGLEHVIENMMRGIAELIAQTKSVELSGIGIGVPGVVSLDGGTVSHPPNLPGWEVVRLGDAIAEKFRQVYGATKPVFVENDANLAALGEARFGAGTALNDFIMITLGTGIGAGIIINRKIFRGTTGAAGEFGHIPIDYNSETAHAGIHGSVEGFIGQRHIAEYARKLAKNHPDSLLHQLCPDLSQLEPKHITAAAEQGDPLALAIWQWVAEILGAGLGAIVSILDIRKFVIGGGVAGAGKYLFEPCLGALKRFTLSSMHEGIELLPAKLGNQAGVMGAAAQAL from the coding sequence ATGGAAAAAGTTGCACTCGGCATAGACCTTGGCGGGACAGCTATCAAGTTTGCCGCCGTCACCGAAACCGGAAACATCATCGCCACGCATCACGCGCCAACAGAAGCCGAACATGGCCTTGAGCATGTTATAGAAAACATGATGCGCGGCATTGCCGAACTGATCGCTCAAACCAAATCGGTAGAACTTTCGGGAATTGGCATCGGCGTGCCAGGCGTCGTCAGCTTGGATGGCGGCACGGTGAGTCATCCGCCGAACTTGCCGGGTTGGGAAGTCGTTCGTCTCGGCGATGCTATTGCTGAAAAATTTCGTCAGGTTTATGGCGCAACAAAGCCCGTTTTTGTGGAAAACGACGCCAACCTTGCGGCGCTCGGCGAAGCGCGTTTCGGCGCGGGCACTGCGCTAAACGATTTTATCATGATCACGCTTGGCACGGGAATTGGCGCGGGGATTATCATTAACCGAAAAATTTTTCGCGGCACAACGGGTGCTGCAGGCGAATTCGGTCACATCCCGATTGATTACAACAGTGAAACTGCGCACGCGGGCATTCACGGTTCGGTGGAGGGTTTCATCGGGCAACGGCACATTGCGGAGTATGCGCGCAAACTGGCGAAAAATCATCCCGACTCGCTTCTGCATCAGCTTTGCCCCGATCTCTCACAACTTGAGCCGAAGCATATTACAGCGGCTGCAGAACAAGGCGACCCGCTCGCGTTGGCTATTTGGCAATGGGTTGCCGAAATTTTGGGCGCGGGACTTGGCGCGATTGTCTCTATCTTGGACATTCGCAAATTCGTGATTGGCGGCGGCGTGGCGGGCGCGGGCAAATATTTGTTTGAACCTTGCCTTGGCGCACTGAAGCGATTCACGCTGAGCTCCATGCACGAAGGAATTGAACTTTTACCGGCCAAGCTTGGCAATCAAGCTGGCGTAATGGGCGCGGCGGCGCAGGCTTTGTAA
- a CDS encoding protein O-mannosyl-transferase family yields MHKKINSSIAVVVLIIAQILYLLTMAPTFSFWDCGEFIATAYTLGVPHPPGAPFFLIVGRLFSMIPFFEDIGARVNLISTISSSVTVMLTYLIIVRFIILYRDKNPNDWSLSEKISAYGSGVVGSLALAFSDSFWFNAVETEVYAASIFFTAIVIWLILKWNEEADQEGNERWLMVLMYMMGLSIGVHLLNLLAIFAIALVYYYHRYEVNVKSFIWLIVISSGLFFLIYPGIIKFLPALMNSVSPWIAVVAAAGLGYAIYYTQKERMRIMNTIVVSLFLIVLGYTTYTVIFIRAQADPPINENAPTTMKTFHSYLNREQYGDLPLWPRRWSSDPTHQRNYSKYDSEFDYFWNYQLVHMYARYFGWQFIGRAGDVQDSGVDWSKLWGLPFVLGMFGMYHHFRRQWTMGLVVGALFMVTGFALILYLNQTEPQPRERDYSYVGSFFAFAIWIGIGIDGLFEALRESFRDEKTLVPGAAALCLCGLLFVDGRMLQVNYYDHSRANNYSPWDYAYNLLQSCDKDAVLFTNGDNDTFPLWYLQEVARIRTDVRVVNLSLANTDWYILQLKNESPRGAKKVKFRLSDDQIRQLSYMRWDAKRISLPVPQNKITPRGDLITSETDTTDIHAPKPPAQLVDKIEWTFSPAISVPGRSGEQPQGFIRAQDVVVYEVVANNIWERPVYFAITVSESNMIGLNQYLRLDGLAYKIVPVKSSKAFDYVEPDILYGKLMNTFQYRNLGNEDVYYEETTRRMVSNYKNIFMRLAAEYATSPNASSEIKTADGSMKRVQNKDLAIKVLDKAEEILPNERYEIDYRLLSGVISLYANLGENSKARALLPELQEKANQYDSGGDPRPKFVLAQAYKEVGAYEQAEALYQELYSRFQDPMLKQELNEIRRTLGRNTTGNDASASESSLDSIEKTLQP; encoded by the coding sequence ATGCACAAGAAAATAAATAGCAGCATTGCCGTTGTCGTTCTCATCATTGCGCAGATTTTGTATCTGCTAACCATGGCGCCGACATTCTCATTCTGGGATTGCGGCGAATTCATTGCGACCGCCTACACGCTCGGCGTCCCGCACCCGCCCGGCGCGCCATTCTTCTTGATTGTCGGCAGGCTCTTTTCCATGATTCCCTTTTTTGAAGACATCGGCGCACGGGTCAATCTCATCAGTACGATTTCCAGTTCCGTCACCGTGATGCTGACTTATTTAATTATCGTCCGCTTCATCATTCTTTACCGCGACAAAAACCCGAACGACTGGTCGCTTTCCGAGAAAATTTCCGCTTATGGCTCGGGCGTCGTCGGCTCGCTCGCGCTGGCATTTTCCGATAGTTTTTGGTTCAACGCGGTGGAAACGGAAGTCTATGCCGCCTCGATTTTTTTCACGGCCATTGTGATTTGGCTAATTCTAAAATGGAACGAAGAAGCTGATCAGGAAGGCAACGAACGCTGGCTCATGGTGCTGATGTACATGATGGGACTTTCTATCGGCGTTCACCTGTTGAACTTGCTGGCGATTTTCGCCATCGCGCTGGTTTATTATTATCACCGCTATGAAGTGAACGTGAAATCGTTCATTTGGCTTATCGTGATTTCGTCCGGCCTGTTTTTCCTGATTTATCCGGGCATCATTAAGTTTTTACCGGCATTGATGAACAGCGTCTCGCCGTGGATTGCCGTGGTTGCGGCAGCTGGACTCGGCTACGCGATTTATTACACGCAAAAAGAGCGGATGCGCATCATGAACACCATTGTGGTGTCGCTCTTTTTGATTGTGCTGGGCTACACGACTTACACCGTCATTTTCATTCGTGCGCAGGCCGACCCACCGATTAACGAAAACGCGCCAACCACGATGAAAACTTTCCATTCGTACCTGAACCGCGAACAATATGGCGACTTGCCGCTCTGGCCGCGCCGCTGGTCGAGCGACCCAACCCATCAAAGAAATTATAGCAAATACGACAGCGAGTTCGATTACTTCTGGAATTACCAATTAGTTCACATGTACGCGCGTTATTTCGGCTGGCAATTCATCGGGCGCGCAGGCGATGTGCAAGATAGCGGCGTCGATTGGTCAAAGCTTTGGGGATTGCCCTTTGTGCTGGGAATGTTCGGCATGTATCACCACTTCCGGCGACAATGGACAATGGGACTCGTTGTCGGCGCGCTCTTCATGGTGACGGGCTTTGCGCTGATTCTTTACCTAAACCAAACCGAGCCGCAACCGCGCGAACGAGATTATAGCTATGTCGGCAGCTTTTTCGCCTTCGCCATTTGGATTGGCATCGGCATCGACGGGTTGTTTGAAGCTCTGCGCGAAAGCTTTCGGGACGAAAAAACGCTCGTGCCTGGCGCTGCGGCGCTTTGCCTCTGCGGATTGCTTTTTGTCGACGGGCGCATGCTTCAGGTCAATTATTACGACCACAGCCGTGCAAATAATTACAGCCCTTGGGATTATGCTTATAATCTTTTGCAAAGCTGCGACAAAGACGCTGTGCTTTTCACAAATGGCGACAACGACACTTTCCCGCTTTGGTATTTGCAGGAAGTCGCCCGCATCAGAACCGATGTGCGCGTGGTGAATTTAAGCCTTGCCAACACCGATTGGTACATTTTGCAACTCAAAAATGAATCTCCGCGCGGGGCGAAAAAAGTTAAGTTCCGACTTTCCGACGATCAAATTCGCCAGCTTTCCTACATGCGTTGGGATGCGAAGCGGATTTCGTTGCCCGTTCCGCAAAACAAAATAACGCCGCGCGGCGATCTGATTACAAGCGAAACCGACACAACCGATATTCACGCACCCAAGCCGCCGGCTCAGCTTGTGGATAAAATTGAATGGACATTCAGCCCCGCGATTAGCGTTCCAGGACGCTCCGGCGAACAGCCGCAAGGCTTCATTCGCGCACAAGATGTGGTCGTTTATGAAGTGGTGGCAAACAATATTTGGGAGCGCCCTGTTTATTTTGCCATCACGGTTAGCGAAAGCAACATGATTGGCCTGAACCAATATCTGCGCTTGGACGGCTTGGCCTATAAAATCGTGCCGGTTAAATCCAGCAAAGCGTTTGATTATGTCGAGCCGGACATTTTGTACGGCAAGCTGATGAACACCTTTCAATATCGCAATCTCGGAAACGAAGATGTGTATTATGAGGAAACCACACGGCGCATGGTCAGCAACTACAAGAATATTTTCATGCGACTCGCCGCCGAATATGCCACTTCGCCAAACGCGTCTTCCGAAATTAAAACGGCGGACGGCAGCATGAAACGCGTTCAAAATAAAGATCTCGCGATCAAAGTATTGGATAAAGCAGAGGAAATTTTGCCGAATGAGCGCTACGAAATCGATTATCGGTTGCTGAGCGGCGTCATCAGTCTTTATGCAAACCTCGGCGAAAACAGCAAAGCGCGCGCGCTGTTGCCGGAACTTCAGGAAAAAGCGAATCAATACGATTCAGGTGGAGATCCCAGACCGAAGTTTGTGCTTGCACAGGCATATAAAGAAGTCGGTGCTTACGAACAAGCCGAAGCGCTCTACCAAGAACTTTACAGCAGATTTCAAGATCCGATGCTCAAACAAGAGCTTAATGAGATTCGACGCACTTTGGGAAGAAACACAACCGGAAATGACGCCAGTGCATCGGAGAGCTCACTTGATTCGATCGAAAAAACTTTACAGCCATGA
- the lpxA gene encoding acyl-ACP--UDP-N-acetylglucosamine O-acyltransferase, protein MSTISETKIHPLASVSSTAKIGNGVKIHPFAVIEDDVEIDDGAIIDPHAVLLSGVRIGKDCHIHSGAVLGAKPQDLKFRGEKTYVFIGDRSVIRECVTINVGTKASGQTIIGSDCLLMAYVHVGHDCIIGNHVIIANTVQFGGHCEVGDYVVIGGMTGLHQFVRVGRHVMLGAMTKNVHDIPPYVTTSHDRYEGVNVIGLKRRGYSSETISHIRDVYRVIFQSGLLIKNAVEKVKAEFPKTPEVEEILAFFEAESKRKYIRPYMVGKA, encoded by the coding sequence ATGAGTACCATTTCAGAAACAAAGATTCATCCATTAGCCAGCGTAAGTTCAACTGCTAAAATCGGAAACGGCGTAAAAATACACCCGTTTGCGGTTATCGAAGACGATGTAGAAATTGATGACGGCGCGATTATCGACCCGCACGCGGTGCTGCTGAGCGGCGTGCGAATTGGCAAAGATTGCCACATTCACTCCGGCGCGGTGCTTGGTGCAAAGCCGCAAGATTTGAAATTTCGCGGCGAAAAAACTTATGTATTTATCGGCGACCGCAGCGTTATTCGCGAGTGCGTCACCATTAATGTTGGCACAAAAGCCTCCGGCCAAACCATCATCGGTTCGGATTGTTTGCTCATGGCCTATGTTCATGTCGGACATGATTGCATCATCGGCAACCATGTGATTATCGCCAACACGGTTCAATTTGGCGGCCATTGCGAGGTGGGCGATTATGTCGTGATTGGTGGCATGACGGGCTTGCACCAGTTCGTGCGCGTCGGTCGGCATGTGATGCTCGGCGCCATGACGAAAAATGTGCATGACATTCCGCCGTATGTGACGACATCGCACGACCGCTACGAAGGCGTCAATGTCATTGGGCTGAAACGGCGCGGCTATTCCTCCGAAACGATTTCGCACATCCGTGACGTGTATCGCGTGATTTTCCAATCGGGCTTGCTTATTAAAAACGCTGTCGAAAAAGTTAAAGCCGAATTTCCGAAAACGCCTGAAGTGGAAGAAATTCTCGCCTTCTTTGAAGCCGAAAGCAAACGAAAATACATCCGGCCATATATGGTGGGAAAAGCCTAA